The stretch of DNA CTTTTCCATTCAAAGCAGAGGGAACTGTGCGTGCAGAAAACGCCCTCAGAGGTTTGGATAAACTTTCTCGAATCTGCGATACAACCATTGTAATTCCTAACGATAAGCTTCTGGAATTAGTTCCTAAACTCCCTGTCGATGCAGCATTCAAAGTAGCAGATGAAGTTCTTATGCAGACAATCAAAGGTCTGACTGAGATCATTACCAAGCCCGGTCTAGTTAATTTAGACTATGCAGATATTCAGACAGTCATGAGGGAAGGCGGTGTAGCCTTTGTTGGTATCGGTGAGGCAGATACAGAAGAAGAAGACCGCGTTTCAGTAGCTGTGCAGGAAGCATTAATGTCACCTCTTCTCGGAGAGATAAATCTGAAGGAAGCCAAGGGCGCTTTGATCAGAGTTGTCGGTGGTCCAGATATGACGATTAATGAAGCTCAGAGGGCTGCAGAGATCGTTACAGAGAGTGTCAGTGATCGTGCTAGAATCATCTGGGGTTGTTCAGTAGATCCAGAATTTGAGGGCACCATAAAAGTTCTGCTCATCGTAACCGGTGCATCTTCCAAGTATGTTTATGGCAGAAACAATGGTGAATCCACAAAAGTCGGAGGATCTTTTGGAGATGAATATCGTCAATCAAGGAAACTCGGAGGAGACAATAACAGCAGGCAGCCTTCTCGTCCAAGCCAACCGTCCATGTATGACGATGATGGAATCGATATAATCCTTTGAGATTCCACATCAAATTTTTTTATAATGTTTGGCTAGATGCGGGCAACATGCCAGCATCCAGTCAGCATTTAGAATTCATATGCTGTTTCATTAAATGTTAGTGCGGGACATGGCTCCAGGCATTTTTCGCAGTGTATACAGCCTTCTCCAATGGTAATTTTTCCATCATTCAGCTTGATGGCGCCTTGTGTACATTTGCCAATACACACTCCGCATCCCACGCATTCAGCAGATTTTATGACTATTTTGCGTATTTTTTCTACTTTTTCTTTCAGGCTTTTTTCTTCCTTATCTTTAGCAATCAATGCGCCTTCTTCAAATATTGTTACATTGGAGACTGCACACCAACCTTCCTCTTCATTTAGCTCTACGTCTCCAGTGATTCTAAGAACATTGGCTGTTCTTTGAATATCCAGAGGTTTATTGAATGCTCCTTCTATGCTGAATCCCATAGTACATGGTGAAATGCCTTCTTGCAGAGACAGATTCAAGTTTTGAAGAATACTTGTTTTGACTGACTTGTCAGGTTTAATCGAAACTCCGATACGGTCGAGCTCTTCGTGTATGGACTGTGGCATCCTTCTCCACCTCCAAGCTCCATATCTTATCCATTCTTCTGGAAGCCCTCTTTTTTCAGCATATTCTTCCAGATATGACTTCCATTCCTGATATTTTGGTGATTCCTGAACAATATCCAGTTCTGCAAGGTCTGATGCTGGGCATAGATAGCAACCGATTCTGTCAAGCCCCTTTTCATACCATGGGTTGTACTCTTCTTTTTCACTTATAATCAGCATCCAAACATGAAGTGCAGTCCAGTTTTGTATGGGGGATGCACCTATCTGTCCTGGAGTCCAGGGATTTTCCCATACTTTTGGCTTCGATGCTCTAGATTCTGATTCATATCTTCGCTGCCCGATGAATGAAAGAACGCCATCTGGAAAATGTTTCATTATTGCTCTGACCGTAGGGCCGAGTTTATTTGTTTTACAGCACCATCTGTAATCTCTGCCGGGTGGACCAAAAACGTTCAAACCTTCTTTGAAAGCTTCCCGTGGTGCATATTCTAAGATTAATTCAGTGTTGTGATTTGCTGCAGTTCTTTTGACATATTCGATTGTCTCTGGAAATTCAAGTCCAGTATCTATAAAAAATAGGGGAATGTCTAAGCCGGCTTTTTTGGAGAGAATCAATACTGCTAAGGAATCCTTTCCTCCTGAAAATGAAATCATGGCCGGTCTTTGTTTTTCTTCAATAACCGTCTTCATAAATTTCTCAGAGGCAGCTATTTTCATTTCCATTTCTTTTGAATTTGCTTTGATGACTAAGTCCCATGTTGTTTCTGGAAATTTATCTGCATCTTTTGGCTCATCACACCATCTAATCTTGACGGCCATTCCACGAGATCCAGGGACAAGATCTTTTCCGCTCATTCTGGCTGTTCCCGAAGCCAGAGCCTTTCCGTTTTTACAAATAACAATTACCTCGTCACCAGATTCCAAATCATCACTGGTGGAGACAACTCCAGGAGCTAGAAGATTGGAACCGCTTAAGATTGGTTTTATGGCGCCGTCATCAGTTGTAACTATTCCTTTTGTTGCTTTATTGACAATGCACCTTGCAGCCGGCATTCTTGAAAGAAATGTCCATCCTTTGCCTATATCATACCTCATTGTGCCGATTACTTCTCCGTCCATGATCACTTCGTCCATTCTATCGAGTGCCGGGGCCTTATTGAGAAGTACAACATGATTATCTGGAATTACTGACTCTCCACAGCCTTCTCCAAATTGTCTATCTATGGTTTTTTGAATAACATCAATGTCATGTTTGAATGCAGGCCGCACATCCCCAGGCGGAGTAATATCCATCTGCCGGGTATCTCCACCACACACGGCACATTTTTTCTGTTCAAGTACGGGAACATTGCAATGATCGCACCATCGTAAAGACATTTTTCCTAAGCGGACTAGAGCCATCGTTCTCCACTTTTATTTTGAGTATAAATAGTATGCGTATCCGGTTCAGCGAAATCTGTAATCTAGGAGTCAGAATTGTCGCAAAATCTGGAGTATTGGTGATAAGTTATATACGGAAGCATTCATGCAGTGCAGAAGGTTTGTAAATGAGGACTTTCCACGCAACAGAACGTTCCTTGAATGTGGAATACGCAATACGCGACGTCCTTATCCCCGCTAGAAAGCTGGAGGAGAAAGGAGCAAAGATCATAAAGTTGCATATCGGAGACCCTAATAAGTGGGACTTTGAGACTCCAAAGCATGTTCGTGATGCATTAGGCCGTGCTGTGGAAATTAATGACAATGGTTATGCAGAGTCAGAAGGCTATCCAGAACTCAGAGCAGCCATTCTTAAAAAAGAGAAGCAGAAGAATGGTGTGGATGTAGGTATTGACAACTGTATGATTACAAGCGGCGTAACGGAAGCAATTCAGAGTCTGGTAGCAGCCACTATCAGCCCCGGCGATGAAGCCCTAGTGCCTGGTCCAGGATACCCGTCATATACTGAATTTATAAAATTCTTTAATGGGAAACCAGTTTCTTATCATAATGATGAAGAAAATGACTGGCAGCCTGATATTGATGACATGAGGAAAAAAATCACAGATAAGACTAAATTTATAACGGTGATAAATCCAAACAACCCGACCGGAGCTTTATACTCAGACAAGGTTCTTAAACAGATTGTAGACCTTGCTGGAGAATACGATCTCTTTGTACTTTCTGATGAGATTTATGATCTCATGTCATTTGAGGGAACACACCACTCTCCTGCCTCAATGACAAAAGATGTTCCAGTAGTATTATTTAATGGATTCTCGAAAGTAGACCTTCTCCCAGGATGGAGAATGGGCTACATGGTGTTTTCAGATCCTCTAAACTGTATGGATGAGATTAAAGAAGGAATTTCTAAACAGCTTAGATTACGTATCTCTGCAAACAATCCATGTCAAATGGCTGCAATCGAAGCTTTGGAAGGTCCACAGGATCATCATGAGCAGATTAACAGAAAATTGAAGGAACGCGCCCAGTACATGTATAAAAGAGTTAACAATATTCCAGGGTTAAGTATGAGAGCACCCAAAGGTGCATTCTATGCTTTCCCAAGAATTGATTCAAAGCATTGGACAAATGATATGGACTTTGTTTTGGACATCCTGGATAACTGCCATGTACTGCTTGTTCCTGGATCTGGGTTTGATGAAAAATATGGAAAGATGCATTTCCGTGCAGTATTCCTGCCGCCTCTCGACACGCTTGGTGAAGCATTCGATTCTATAGAATCCTATATGAATAAGGTGGCTTGAACTTTAGATCTTAAACAGGGGATACAAATCCTCTGTTTTAATTAATATTTTTTGCATCTTAACTGTACATATATCTACTTCTGCTGTATTATGCCCATTGCATGGGCATAAAAGATCTTCTTGGCAACAGTTCTTTCATAATGGTGCTGGCTCTTATCTTAGCGCTGATTATTGGATTCCCATATCGTGATATGGGCAGTAAGATTCCATTAATTGTTTTGGCAGTTATGATGACAGTATCCCTTTCAAGAATATCTTTTTCTAATTTAAATCCCATAAAACATAAAACTTCTGTGCTAAGAGCACTTATTCTGGGCACATTGGTAGCTTCATTTATACCTTTAGCAGCTTCGCTTTTTATTGACGATCCTCTTTACAAAGCCGGTCTTGTATTCATAGGAGCTGCACCGTTTGCAGCTTCAGTTGTACCTTTGTCCTTCATAATGAAAGGTGATGTAGAACATGCTGCGAGGGGAACCATAATTGTCTATCTTCTTTCCATCATATACATTCCAGTAATTGTGAAGTTGTTTGCAGGAGAAACTGTAAGTATACTGGATGTAGTTGGATATGTAGTAATTTTAGTATTAATCCCTATAATCCTCTCCAGGCCAGTATCTAGAGTTAAAATATCTACTTCTTCAATGCAGATATTTGTTAATCTGTGTGTTGCCATTTTGATATTTGTTTCAGTTGGATCCAATAAAAATATATTTGAAAGTGAAACAAGCCTGCTCTTAATATTCATGGGTATAGCAGTTTTAAGAACATTTGTTCTTGGCTTGGGGCTTGAGTATCTAGAAAAAAAGTGTGGTATTGCATGGGAACAGAGAGTTCCTGATGTTTTAATGGCTTCGTATAAAAATAAAGGTGTAGCTATTGCGTTAACTATGGGACTTTTGCCACCTGCAGCAGCATTCCCAATAACAGCATCCATAATTATTGAAGTCTGCTGGGTGATCTGCATGGATCGTTTTCTTTTCACATCTAAACGAAGAGAAAAAGAAATCAGGCTGGAGTCTGCATCTACACAATCTATGGATGCTTAATCTTCGATAGAAACAATCAATAAAATGGAAAAGAAATTGCCGGAAAATCGGCAATGTTTATTATTGAAGATTTTTAAGCAGTTTTACGCAAGCTTCCACAGCATCGCGCCCTTTTTCTATGCGCTCTTCTGCCTGTAATCTGGTCATCCCAGGTCCAGTGATTCCTAATGATACTGGTTTATTATACTCCAGAGACAGGTCGGTAATTTTCCTTGCCGCATGTTGTACAACAATCTCGTCATGCTCCGTTTCTCCTTCTATAACGGCACCAAGTGTTACAACACCGTCTATTCCTTCATCTTCACAGAGTTTTTTAATCGCGAGTGGCATATCATAAACTCCTGGCACATATAATATTTTTTTAATGTTTGCACCAAGAAATTCTGCATGTGCTTTCGCTCGTTCCAACATCATTGATGTAATATCAAAATTAAATTCCGATACAACTATTCCAAGATTATATTCCATTTTCATCACTCCTTAGCTGGTCCAGCATCTTCATATCCTTGGCGTAATCCTTTTCCAGCATTCTTTGTTAGTATTTCTTTGTTAAATAGTAAATTATATGCATTTCTCGCGTGTTCCTTCGCACGCTGTTTAGCTAACCAATCTAATGTTTTATTGTCTGGAGCCTCATCTTCATGCACAAATACTTCAATTATATGACGGTTAGTCATCAGTTGCGCTTGAATTATGCCTGTAGATGCTTCATGTGCGCAATTCTTATCTTTAGCCATTGGACCAGGCATTCCCAGGGCCATCACGATATCACAGTTCTCTTCTTCGATCAATTTTTTGCTTGCAACCGGGAGATCTTTTATTCCAGGCACGGTGTATCGAATAATCTTAAAACCAGTGCCCATTGTCTTAAGTTCTTCAATGGCAGCTCCACCCATATCTGATCGAGCAAAGGTTGTATCTGCAATTCCAATAATCTTCATTCTTTATACCCCAGCATGTTTGCAGTATGCCAATCTATTATCCTCTTGATTATTTTACGAGTGCCACTCAAATCGTCGTCATACTGCCCTACACGAACTACTTTAACACACAAGCCTCTTTTTTCAATCTCAGCTTCCAGATCTTTTTCGTTGAATTTCTGATCATACCCGATTGCTATTATGTCTGGTTTGATTTCCAAAACCACGCCGTACATATCATTTTCTCTACCCAGTATAGCTTCATCCACGGGTTTCAGAGCCTGTACTATTTCCAATCTCATCTTTTCTGGAGTAATCGGTTCATGTTTGTTTTTGCGCACAGTTTTATCTGTGGCTACAACCACTACCAACTCATCTCCCAATGCTTTAGCTTCGGTTAAATAATGAATATGTCCCGTATGCAGGATATCAAAAACCCCGCTAGCCATAACTCTAATCTTTATCCCTCTTATTCCAGGCATCTATAATGTCGCTGCCTTCAAGAAATACTAGTCCGTGTTTCTCTGCATATTTCATAGTCTCTTCTTTTGGCATAGATCGGCCATTGTCGCCCATGATTTCACACATTGTAGCGGAAGGAAACATATCTGCCATCATTAACATGGCTGTGCAGAGTTCAGTATGTCCGGCTCTGTCATCAAGGACACCCGGCTGTGAATTCAGCAGATGAACATGTCCTGGAGCACGGAAGTATTTACCAAACTCTTCTCTGGCTTCGGCTTCGTTCATGCTGTCGCATTTTTTGCCGAATTTAGCGAATTCGGAGATAGTAAGTGCCCTGTCAGCATCTGGAATACCAGTGAATGTCTTGCGGTGATTTATTGTGAGCGAAAATGATGATTTAGTATCATAGATCAGATCATTTGGAGCTAAACCTTTTAGAACCGGGTGAGCGTTATAGCATTCTGCCAGAAGTTCTGCCATGAATGGTAGATCAAGTTTTTTCCACATTCTGCTTGGGGCTGATGTACAAATGAGCCCACCAGCATCTTTTCTTTGTCTTTTTACACCCTCTGCAGTCATGAATTCAGAAGCGATTATGAGATCAGTCTCTCTTTCTCTCCCGTCTGAGTCATATATAAGTATAAATTCTCCATTTTTTAAGTCAGAAAATGCTTTTTTTAGATCGCTCATATTTTTCGCCTTATCCTGCATTATATAAACTATATATGTTTATTAGGTAGCTACTCATTTTTTAGTAAAATTTTTCAACATTATTCTATTGATATGCAGCTAATCATTCTTGACATCGATTTAACTATCCAAGTATGCATAGGTGGTCTTCAATCCATATCTTAAAATTAAAAATAATGTAATTTTATGATCTAGCGCATATGTGAATAATATACTAACGACTGATTAAGTATCGTCTGCAACACATTCACATTGTTAGATTATGTCCTAATTTAATTAGAATGTTATCCAATCTTTTATTAATACCTTGATGCCATTGTTCCATTATGTTTGCTGTGTTGGACGATGCAGAAGCGCTTTCAACAAAAGATGCATTAGGCATGTTGGATCAGATAATGGCATTGCCTTCGCAACTCGAATATTCATTATCAAAGTCAATATCTCTTGAACCAGGTACATTTTCAAATGTCTGTATCTGCGGTCTTGGCGGTTCTGCTATGAGTGGCGATATTCTCAGAGAATATATGAACGAACACTCATCATTTCCTACTGTAGTTGTAAGAGACACTCAGCTTCCAAAATGGGTTAATGAAAATACATTCGCTTTAATATTATCATACTCTGGAAATACGATTGAGACATTGTATATGTATGAAGAAGCAAAATCCCGAGGAGCTAGAATAGCTGGAGTTACCTCTGGAGGAAAATTAAAAGAGCTGTTTGTTGAGAACAATAATCCATTTATTGAGATTCCTTCTGGACTCCAGCCTCGTGCTGCTTTAGGATATATGTTGGGTGCCTGTGCAGTAGTGATGAAAAGTGCCAACCTATGTAATATTGCAGATGATCTAAAATCAATGATACCTTGTCTGTATGAAGAGTGTAAACAATATTCCATATCTGTGCCTATACGTGATAATCTGGCCAAAACAATTGCAGACAATCTAGAGAACACTCTTCCAGCAATCTATGGTACAATTAGTGTTGGACCAGCTGCTAAAAGGTGGAGAACACAGATTAATGAGAATTCCAAAATGCTGAGTATGTGTGGAATTCTTCCTGAGTTTAACCATAATCAGATCGTAGGGTGGATATCAACCCCATCAGCACCTGCAACAGCTGTATTCTTAAGGTCTGTTGTAGACAATATAGAAATCTCTAAAATAGTCGATGCTACTACTTCATTATTTAAAGATTCGGGTGTAGAAACAATAATCATAAATTTAGAAGGAGAAAGTAGACTGGAGTGCACAATGCGTGGAATCATTCTGGGAGATTTTGTCAGTTACTATCTGGCAGCACTGCGTGGAGTCGATCCAACGCCGATTGATCCAATATCTAAGTTGAAAGAAAGGATGACAGACATCTGATTTTAAAACCTTTAGATTATCATAGTTTATGAGTTCCAGCAATTATTAACTTCTGATAAGAACCACAGATTTGATATATTGCTGATTACACAACCTATTTTTATACCTTCATTCATCAGCGCTATGACTCTTATGAAAGAAGATGCTTATTGGATCAAAGACACTGTAAAAGCTCATACAAAATGGTTCGAGGCAAGTCTCCCTATGATTGCTTCTGAAAATCTCATGAGCCCTTTAGCAAAAGAGATGATGATCTCCGATTTCCATGACAGATATGCAGAAGGTCTTCCAGGTAAGAGATATTATCGCGGCAACATCTATGTGGATGAAGTCGAATTGAAATGTCTCGAGCTTGCAAAGAAGATTTTTAAATGCCAGTTTGCAGACGTTCGTCCCATATCAGGTACAGTCGCCAACATGGCAGTTTTATTTGCTTTGACTCAGCCAGGGGACACGATCTCTACGCCAGAACTGGCTTCCGGTGCTCACATATCTACTGCTCCATTCGGTGCAGTTGGAATGAGGGGTCTAGAGACTATCCACTATCCTTGGGATTATAAAAACTGGAATCTTGATGTCGATGCAGCTATCAAATTCATCAAGAAAGAAAAACCGAAGGTAGCCCAGTTTGGTCTGTCTGTATTCTTATTCCCTACACCTATAAGAGAAATTCAAGACGCTCTGCAGGAAGCAGGATCTGTAGTCTGGTATGATGCAGCTCACGTTTTGGGTCTTATCGCCGGCGGTAAATTCCAGGATCCGCTTAGAGAGGGAGTGCATATAATCAGTGCTTCAACTCACAAAACATTCCCTGGTCCGAATCACGGTATTTTAATTGGTGACAACCTTACAGATGAACTGCAGGCAAAACTCCAGAAAGCTGCTTTTCCTGGCGTTACCTCTTCTCATCATCTGCATGCAATGGCCGCTCTTGCTGTAACAATGGCTGAATATGAGATATATGGTAAACAATACGCCAGCCAGGTTATAAAGAATGCAAAAGCACTAGGCAGCGCTCTATATGAAATGGGTCTGGACGTCATGTGTCCACACCTGGGATTCACAGAATCTCACACGCTCGCAGTTAACGTAGCAGAACAAGGCGGCGGGTCTCAAGTTTCCATTGACTTAGAAAAAGCAAACATCATCTGTAACAAAAATATGCTTCCAGGCGACACGAGTTCTGTTAAGCCTTCTGGTATTCGTCTTGGTACCCAGGAGCTTACCAGAGTAGGTATGGAAGAGAGTGAGATGGAAGAAGTAGCCAGGCTCATTTATCGTGTAGTCATGAAAAAGGAAGACCAGGAAAAAGTTAAGAAAGATGTCTGGGAACTTAAGAAAGACTTCACAAAGATCCGCTACTGTCTGAATGAAGGCGAAGAAGCCTATTCTTTCCACGATATATTCTAAGGGGTCATCACCCCTTTATTTTTTATTTAGATCTTCCAGCATTTTACATGCCATACATTTTCCGCTCGGGGAAGGTTCTCCACATTTACATTTTCCTAAATCCTTCTGGGGATACTTTTCTATCAGGAGCGGCTTAATCGCATCATAACTTGATAGTATGGAATGTCTTGTCCCAGGCGATCTGCTTTCAAGCTCATCGATTATATCTCTGTACTCATTGCGAAGCGCAGCTGACCAGTATGGGCATTCCTTATCTGAAAAAGGTATTTCATTTATAATTGCGTACAAGTAAGTCTCTTTTTCAGGAATCTGTCTTAATGGGTGGATTCTTGGAATAAGTCCAGGCTGAATTCTTACATGCGGACTCAAACGCGCCAGCCTTTCCACATCGCCTCTTGTAAAATTCATGAGGATCGCTTGTGCATTATCATCGAGATTATGACCCGTAGCAATTATGTCTGCGTTAATATTTCTGGCAACTGCATTCATGCATTGTCTTCTGAATACACCGCAAAATGCGCATGGGGTCCTATATCCTAAATTTTTAGATATGTCATCCATCGTATATCCGACATGATCTTTGAATGAAACTATCTCTAAAGTCACATCAAGTTTGTCACACAACTCTCTGACGCATT from Candidatus Methanomassiliicoccus intestinalis Issoire-Mx1 encodes:
- a CDS encoding serine hydroxymethyltransferase, whose amino-acid sequence is MKEDAYWIKDTVKAHTKWFEASLPMIASENLMSPLAKEMMISDFHDRYAEGLPGKRYYRGNIYVDEVELKCLELAKKIFKCQFADVRPISGTVANMAVLFALTQPGDTISTPELASGAHISTAPFGAVGMRGLETIHYPWDYKNWNLDVDAAIKFIKKEKPKVAQFGLSVFLFPTPIREIQDALQEAGSVVWYDAAHVLGLIAGGKFQDPLREGVHIISASTHKTFPGPNHGILIGDNLTDELQAKLQKAAFPGVTSSHHLHAMAALAVTMAEYEIYGKQYASQVIKNAKALGSALYEMGLDVMCPHLGFTESHTLAVNVAEQGGGSQVSIDLEKANIICNKNMLPGDTSSVKPSGIRLGTQELTRVGMEESEMEEVARLIYRVVMKKEDQEKVKKDVWELKKDFTKIRYCLNEGEEAYSFHDIF
- a CDS encoding adenylyltransferase/cytidyltransferase family protein; protein product: MASGVFDILHTGHIHYLTEAKALGDELVVVVATDKTVRKNKHEPITPEKMRLEIVQALKPVDEAILGRENDMYGVVLEIKPDIIAIGYDQKFNEKDLEAEIEKRGLCVKVVRVGQYDDDLSGTRKIIKRIIDWHTANMLGYKE
- the ribB gene encoding 3,4-dihydroxy-2-butanone-4-phosphate synthase; the encoded protein is MSDLKKAFSDLKNGEFILIYDSDGRERETDLIIASEFMTAEGVKRQRKDAGGLICTSAPSRMWKKLDLPFMAELLAECYNAHPVLKGLAPNDLIYDTKSSFSLTINHRKTFTGIPDADRALTISEFAKFGKKCDSMNEAEAREEFGKYFRAPGHVHLLNSQPGVLDDRAGHTELCTAMLMMADMFPSATMCEIMGDNGRSMPKEETMKYAEKHGLVFLEGSDIIDAWNKRDKD
- the ribH gene encoding 6,7-dimethyl-8-ribityllumazine synthase; the protein is MEYNLGIVVSEFNFDITSMMLERAKAHAEFLGANIKKILYVPGVYDMPLAIKKLCEDEGIDGVVTLGAVIEGETEHDEIVVQHAARKITDLSLEYNKPVSLGITGPGMTRLQAEERIEKGRDAVEACVKLLKNLQ
- the ribC gene encoding riboflavin synthase encodes the protein MKIIGIADTTFARSDMGGAAIEELKTMGTGFKIIRYTVPGIKDLPVASKKLIEEENCDIVMALGMPGPMAKDKNCAHEASTGIIQAQLMTNRHIIEVFVHEDEAPDNKTLDWLAKQRAKEHARNAYNLLFNKEILTKNAGKGLRQGYEDAGPAKE
- a CDS encoding TIGR00269 family protein → MVKCDKCQKDAVTYIRYNGSHLCQGHFSEFVEKRVKKEIRNQTNFNKVKNVAVAISGGKDSSVALSLMHSVVKERRDVTLTAITVDEGIENYRPETIKCVRELCDKLDVTLEIVSFKDHVGYTMDDISKNLGYRTPCAFCGVFRRQCMNAVARNINADIIATGHNLDDNAQAILMNFTRGDVERLARLSPHVRIQPGLIPRIHPLRQIPEKETYLYAIINEIPFSDKECPYWSAALRNEYRDIIDELESRSPGTRHSILSSYDAIKPLLIEKYPQKDLGKCKCGEPSPSGKCMACKMLEDLNKK
- a CDS encoding phosphoadenosine phosphosulfate reductase domain-containing protein, which gives rise to MALVRLGKMSLRWCDHCNVPVLEQKKCAVCGGDTRQMDITPPGDVRPAFKHDIDVIQKTIDRQFGEGCGESVIPDNHVVLLNKAPALDRMDEVIMDGEVIGTMRYDIGKGWTFLSRMPAARCIVNKATKGIVTTDDGAIKPILSGSNLLAPGVVSTSDDLESGDEVIVICKNGKALASGTARMSGKDLVPGSRGMAVKIRWCDEPKDADKFPETTWDLVIKANSKEMEMKIAASEKFMKTVIEEKQRPAMISFSGGKDSLAVLILSKKAGLDIPLFFIDTGLEFPETIEYVKRTAANHNTELILEYAPREAFKEGLNVFGPPGRDYRWCCKTNKLGPTVRAIMKHFPDGVLSFIGQRRYESESRASKPKVWENPWTPGQIGASPIQNWTALHVWMLIISEKEEYNPWYEKGLDRIGCYLCPASDLAELDIVQESPKYQEWKSYLEEYAEKRGLPEEWIRYGAWRWRRMPQSIHEELDRIGVSIKPDKSVKTSILQNLNLSLQEGISPCTMGFSIEGAFNKPLDIQRTANVLRITGDVELNEEEGWCAVSNVTIFEEGALIAKDKEEKSLKEKVEKIRKIVIKSAECVGCGVCIGKCTQGAIKLNDGKITIGEGCIHCEKCLEPCPALTFNETAYEF
- a CDS encoding aminotransferase class I/II-fold pyridoxal phosphate-dependent enzyme, which translates into the protein MRTFHATERSLNVEYAIRDVLIPARKLEEKGAKIIKLHIGDPNKWDFETPKHVRDALGRAVEINDNGYAESEGYPELRAAILKKEKQKNGVDVGIDNCMITSGVTEAIQSLVAATISPGDEALVPGPGYPSYTEFIKFFNGKPVSYHNDEENDWQPDIDDMRKKITDKTKFITVINPNNPTGALYSDKVLKQIVDLAGEYDLFVLSDEIYDLMSFEGTHHSPASMTKDVPVVLFNGFSKVDLLPGWRMGYMVFSDPLNCMDEIKEGISKQLRLRISANNPCQMAAIEALEGPQDHHEQINRKLKERAQYMYKRVNNIPGLSMRAPKGAFYAFPRIDSKHWTNDMDFVLDILDNCHVLLVPGSGFDEKYGKMHFRAVFLPPLDTLGEAFDSIESYMNKVA
- a CDS encoding bifunctional phosphoglucose/phosphomannose isomerase, translating into MFAVLDDAEALSTKDALGMLDQIMALPSQLEYSLSKSISLEPGTFSNVCICGLGGSAMSGDILREYMNEHSSFPTVVVRDTQLPKWVNENTFALILSYSGNTIETLYMYEEAKSRGARIAGVTSGGKLKELFVENNNPFIEIPSGLQPRAALGYMLGACAVVMKSANLCNIADDLKSMIPCLYEECKQYSISVPIRDNLAKTIADNLENTLPAIYGTISVGPAAKRWRTQINENSKMLSMCGILPEFNHNQIVGWISTPSAPATAVFLRSVVDNIEISKIVDATTSLFKDSGVETIIINLEGESRLECTMRGIILGDFVSYYLAALRGVDPTPIDPISKLKERMTDI
- the ftsZ gene encoding cell division protein FtsZ, which translates into the protein MPNSLVKNALGSDYMKTISEADNPMSALDFENMSDDDRAIHEMIKQLEVCIKIIGCGGGGCNTINRCVDAGIDGAQLCAINTDAKHLLTVRAPKKILIGRNVTRGMGAGALPENGEAAARENDGDIRNFLTGAQIAFVTAGMGGGTGTGSAHYVATIAKEQLRALTIGVVTFPFKAEGTVRAENALRGLDKLSRICDTTIVIPNDKLLELVPKLPVDAAFKVADEVLMQTIKGLTEIITKPGLVNLDYADIQTVMREGGVAFVGIGEADTEEEDRVSVAVQEALMSPLLGEINLKEAKGALIRVVGGPDMTINEAQRAAEIVTESVSDRARIIWGCSVDPEFEGTIKVLLIVTGASSKYVYGRNNGESTKVGGSFGDEYRQSRKLGGDNNSRQPSRPSQPSMYDDDGIDIIL
- a CDS encoding bile acid:sodium symporter family protein, whose protein sequence is MGIKDLLGNSSFIMVLALILALIIGFPYRDMGSKIPLIVLAVMMTVSLSRISFSNLNPIKHKTSVLRALILGTLVASFIPLAASLFIDDPLYKAGLVFIGAAPFAASVVPLSFIMKGDVEHAARGTIIVYLLSIIYIPVIVKLFAGETVSILDVVGYVVILVLIPIILSRPVSRVKISTSSMQIFVNLCVAILIFVSVGSNKNIFESETSLLLIFMGIAVLRTFVLGLGLEYLEKKCGIAWEQRVPDVLMASYKNKGVAIALTMGLLPPAAAFPITASIIIEVCWVICMDRFLFTSKRREKEIRLESASTQSMDA